The sequence AGCTTCCTTCCAGATCTTTAATAACCTGATCCGCCGGATACGGACCGCGGTCTCGAAGTGTTCTGTACGCCTCAATCACCAGCATGGCTTCGTTGGCATTTCTTGACAATCCATACTGTTTGATTTGCGCACACAAATTGTTCAGACTCCCCATGAAAACACAGTATATATCATCGTACCCACAAAACAACCTGCaagaaaggaaaaaaagaaagaagtcGGACTTCAAAGAATACTCTCTCACAGAAGTAAAACACATGATACTAGCTAGATAGATACCTCTGGTTTTGGCCGAGACCAGAATAATTGTCTGTTCCAACGTAAGCAAGAACAGCGGCATCCCCGAAAGTCATAGAGAAAGCGTTTGCGGGGTGTGCTGACAGGAATTCATGGAGAGTTTCTTCTGGGAGTTTGGGCTTCTTGGTGCACTTGTGGGATGCAGGGGAGTTGAGTTCTTCGGGTGGATTCGAGAAGGCCTTGTGAAATATGGCCAacatctttgattttctttcttcttcttcagctTTCTTTCCGGCTCTGAGTTTTGATGTCTATTAGCTTACAATTGGTATCGCTTTTAACGGAAGGGGTAATGCT comes from Henckelia pumila isolate YLH828 chromosome 4, ASM3356847v2, whole genome shotgun sequence and encodes:
- the LOC140860299 gene encoding stem-specific protein TSJT1; translation: MLAIFHKAFSNPPEELNSPASHKCTKKPKLPEETLHEFLSAHPANAFSMTFGDAAVLAYVGTDNYSGLGQNQRLFCGYDDIYCVFMGSLNNLCAQIKQYGLSRNANEAMLVIEAYRTLRDRGPYPADQVIKDLEGSFAFVVYDSKIGTVFTALGSDGGVKLYWGIAADGSVVISDDLEVIKAGCAKSFAPFPAGCIFHSEGGLMSFEHPMNKLRPMPRVDSEGVICGANFKVDLYTRVNSIPRVGSETNWVEWNTQSS